A genomic window from Enoplosus armatus isolate fEnoArm2 chromosome 18, fEnoArm2.hap1, whole genome shotgun sequence includes:
- the LOC139301724 gene encoding BCL2/adenovirus E1B 19 kDa protein-interacting protein 3, whose product MSLSGSQTPEDGLYGSWVELEELMAAVSRRESLAGPQDSISSALQGELERILLEAQLECERSRDSPPQVGTPQSTGSPRPTSDQDSDCVTIQEEGERRGDTDWVWDWSSRPENMPPKEFVFQHPKQQASLSVRKTEVMKRGLFSSDLLLILGPSLLASHLLTLGVGIYIGKRLAASTTSTL is encoded by the exons ATGTCTCTGTCCGGCTCGCAGACACCAGAGGACGGGCTCTACG GCTCCTGGGtcgagctggaggagctgatggCAGCCGTGAGCCGCAGGGAGAGTCTGGCGGGGCCACAGGACAGCATCTCCTCCGCCCTGCAGGGGGAGCTGGAGAGGATCCTTCTGGAGGCACAGCTCGAGTGTGAGAGGAGTAGAGACAG TCCTCCACAGGTGGGGACTCCACAGTCCACTGGTTCCCCAAGACCCACCAGTGACCAGGACAGTGACTGTGTCACCATACAG GAGGAAGGTGAGCGGCGAGGGGACACTGACTGGGTGTGGGATTGGTCCAGTAGACCTGAAAATATGCCACCAAA agagtTTGTGTTTCAGCACCCGAAGCAGCAGGCCTCCCTCAGCGTTAGGAAGACAGAGGTGATGAAGAGAGGACTCTTCTCCTCTGATCTTCTCCTCATCCTCGGTCCCTCACTTCTGGCTTCACACCTGCTCACACTTGGAGTCGG GATCTACATAGGAAAGCGATTGGCCGCTTCCACAACCAGCACACTGTGA